A section of the Pseudomonas tritici genome encodes:
- a CDS encoding sarcosine oxidase subunit delta: MLHIFCPHCGELRSEEEFHASGQAHIPRPLDPNACTDEEWGDYMFFRDNPRGLHHELWIHAAGCRQYFNATRDTVTYEILETYKIGTKPQFTAKAAGEKV, from the coding sequence ATGTTGCATATCTTCTGTCCTCACTGTGGCGAACTGCGCTCCGAAGAGGAATTCCACGCGTCCGGCCAAGCGCACATCCCGCGCCCGCTGGACCCGAACGCCTGCACCGATGAAGAGTGGGGCGACTACATGTTCTTCCGTGACAACCCGCGCGGCCTGCACCACGAGCTGTGGATTCACGCCGCCGGTTGCCGCCAGTATTTCAACGCCACACGCGACACCGTGACCTACGAAATTCTTGAAACCTACAAGATCGGCACCAAGCCGCAATTCACCGCCAAGGCTGCTGGAGAGAAGGTATGA
- a CDS encoding sarcosine oxidase subunit beta: MQRYSGFGLFKHSLSHHENWQKMWRTPTPKKVYDVVIVGGGGHGLATAYYLAKEHGITNVAVVEKGWLGGGNTARNTTIVRSNYLWDESAHLYEHAMKLWEGLSQDLNYNVMFSQRGVYNLCHTLQDIRDSERRVSANRLNGVDGELLNAKQVADEIPYLDCSKNTRYPVLGATVQRRGGVARHDAVAWGFARAADALGVDLIQQTEVIGFRKENGVCIGVETNKGFIGAKRVGVVTAGNSGHMASLAGFRLPIESHPLQALVSEPIKPIIDSVIMSNAVHGYISQSDKGDLVIGAGIDGYNGYGQRGSYPVIEHTIQAIVEMFPVLSRVRMNRQWGGIVDTTPDACPIISKTPVPNMFFNCGWGTGGFKATPGSGNVFAASLAKGEMHPLAAPFSIDRFHNGALIDEHGAAAVAH; this comes from the coding sequence ATGCAACGCTACTCAGGCTTCGGCCTCTTCAAGCACTCACTCAGCCACCACGAAAACTGGCAGAAGATGTGGCGCACGCCGACCCCTAAAAAGGTCTACGACGTAGTCATCGTCGGCGGCGGCGGGCATGGTCTGGCGACCGCTTACTACCTGGCCAAGGAGCACGGCATCACCAACGTGGCCGTGGTCGAGAAAGGCTGGCTGGGCGGCGGTAACACCGCGCGCAACACCACCATCGTGCGTTCCAACTACCTGTGGGACGAGTCGGCGCACCTTTACGAACACGCGATGAAACTGTGGGAAGGCCTGTCCCAGGACCTGAACTACAACGTGATGTTCTCGCAGCGCGGCGTGTACAACCTGTGCCACACCCTGCAAGACATCCGTGATTCCGAGCGCCGCGTCAGCGCCAACCGCCTCAACGGCGTGGACGGCGAGCTGCTCAACGCCAAACAGGTAGCGGACGAGATCCCGTACCTCGACTGCTCGAAAAACACCCGCTACCCGGTCCTCGGCGCCACCGTGCAACGTCGCGGCGGCGTGGCCCGCCACGATGCCGTGGCCTGGGGCTTCGCCCGCGCGGCTGACGCGCTCGGTGTGGACTTGATCCAGCAGACCGAAGTGATCGGCTTCCGTAAGGAAAACGGCGTGTGCATTGGCGTGGAAACCAACAAGGGCTTTATCGGCGCCAAGCGCGTCGGTGTGGTCACGGCCGGTAACTCTGGGCACATGGCCTCGCTGGCCGGTTTCCGCCTGCCGATCGAATCCCATCCGCTGCAAGCGTTGGTGTCGGAGCCGATCAAGCCGATTATCGACAGCGTGATCATGTCCAATGCCGTGCACGGTTACATCAGCCAGTCCGACAAGGGCGACCTGGTGATCGGCGCCGGTATCGACGGCTACAACGGCTACGGCCAGCGCGGTTCGTACCCGGTGATCGAGCACACCATCCAGGCCATCGTCGAGATGTTCCCAGTGCTGTCCCGCGTGCGCATGAACCGCCAGTGGGGCGGCATCGTCGACACCACGCCGGATGCGTGCCCGATCATCTCCAAGACACCGGTTCCGAACATGTTCTTCAACTGCGGTTGGGGCACCGGTGGTTTTAAAGCGACTCCGGGCTCAGGCAACGTGTTTGCCGCCAGCCTCGCCAAGGGTGAAATGCACCCGTTGGCTGCACCTTTTTCCATCGACCGTTTCCACAACGGTGCGTTGATCGACGAACACGGCGCTGCGGCCGTCGCCCACTAA
- the glyA gene encoding serine hydroxymethyltransferase, translating into MFSKQDQIQGYDDALLAAMNAEEQRQEDHIELIASENYTSKRVMEAQGSGLTNKYAEGYPGKRYYGGCEHVDKVETLAIERAKQLFGADYANVQPHSGSSANSAVYLALLNAGDTILGMSLAHGGHLTHGAKVSSSGKLYNAVQYGINTDTGLIDYDEVERLAVEHQPKMVVAGFSAYSKTLDFPRFRAIADKVGALLFVDMAHVAGLVAAGLYPNPLPYADVVTTTTHKTLRGPRGGLILAKANEAIEKKLNAAVFPGAQGGPLMHVIAGKAVCFKEAQEPGFKVYQQQVIDNAQAMAEVFIKRGYDVVSGGTDNHLFLVSLIRQGLTGKEADAALGRAHITVNKNAVPNDPQSPFVTSGLRIGTPAVTTRGFKVPQCIELAGWICDILDNLGDADVEANVAKHVSALCADFPVYR; encoded by the coding sequence ATGTTCAGCAAACAAGACCAGATCCAGGGATATGACGACGCACTGCTGGCGGCCATGAATGCCGAGGAGCAGCGTCAGGAAGATCATATCGAGCTGATCGCGTCGGAGAACTACACCAGCAAGCGCGTGATGGAAGCCCAGGGCAGCGGCCTCACCAACAAATACGCCGAAGGCTACCCGGGCAAGCGCTACTACGGTGGCTGCGAGCACGTGGACAAGGTCGAAACCCTGGCCATCGAGCGCGCCAAGCAGCTGTTCGGTGCCGATTACGCCAACGTGCAGCCGCACTCCGGCTCGTCCGCCAACAGCGCGGTGTACCTGGCCCTGCTGAACGCCGGTGACACCATCCTCGGCATGAGCCTGGCCCATGGCGGCCACCTGACCCACGGCGCCAAAGTGTCGTCCTCAGGCAAGCTGTACAACGCGGTGCAATACGGCATCAACACCGACACCGGCCTGATCGACTACGACGAAGTCGAACGCCTGGCCGTGGAACACCAGCCGAAGATGGTGGTGGCCGGTTTTTCCGCCTACTCCAAGACCCTGGATTTCCCACGCTTTCGCGCGATTGCCGACAAAGTCGGCGCGCTGTTGTTTGTCGACATGGCCCACGTCGCCGGCCTGGTTGCCGCCGGCCTGTACCCGAACCCGCTGCCGTACGCCGATGTGGTCACCACCACTACCCACAAGACCCTGCGCGGTCCGCGTGGCGGCCTGATCCTGGCCAAGGCCAACGAAGCCATTGAAAAGAAACTCAACGCCGCTGTATTCCCCGGCGCCCAGGGCGGCCCGCTGATGCACGTCATCGCCGGCAAGGCCGTGTGCTTCAAGGAAGCCCAGGAGCCTGGCTTCAAGGTCTACCAGCAACAGGTGATCGACAACGCCCAGGCCATGGCCGAGGTGTTCATCAAGCGCGGCTACGACGTAGTGTCCGGCGGCACCGACAACCACCTGTTCCTCGTCAGCCTGATCCGTCAGGGCCTCACCGGTAAAGAGGCAGACGCTGCTCTCGGACGCGCCCACATCACCGTCAACAAGAACGCCGTGCCGAATGACCCGCAGTCGCCGTTCGTGACCTCGGGCCTGCGCATCGGCACCCCGGCGGTGACCACGCGCGGTTTCAAAGTGCCGCAGTGCATCGAACTGGCGGGCTGGATCTGCGACATCCTCGACAACCTCGGCGACGCCGATGTCGAGGCCAACGTGGCCAAGCACGTGTCTGCCCTGTGCGCTGATTTCCCGGTTTATCGCTGA
- the purU gene encoding formyltetrahydrofolate deformylase, which translates to MSRAPDTWILTADCPSVLGTVDAVTRYLFEQGCYVTEHHSFDDRLSGRFFIRVEFRQPDGFDEQGFRDGLASRGEAFGMIFELTAPNYRPKVVIMVSKADHCLNDLLYRQRIGQLSMDVVAVVSNHPDLQPLADWHQIPYYHFPLDPNDKPSQERQVWQVVEDTGAELVILARYMQVLSPELCRKLDGKAINIHHSLLPGFKGAKPYHQAYNKGVKLVGATAHYINNDLDEGPIIAQGVEVVDHSHYPEDLIAKGRDIEGLTLARAVGYHIERRVFLNANRTVVL; encoded by the coding sequence ATGAGCCGCGCACCTGATACATGGATTTTGACCGCCGACTGCCCCAGCGTGCTCGGCACGGTGGACGCGGTCACCCGCTACCTGTTCGAGCAGGGCTGCTACGTTACCGAGCACCACTCGTTCGATGATCGGCTTTCCGGGCGATTTTTTATTCGCGTCGAATTTCGCCAGCCCGACGGTTTTGACGAGCAAGGTTTTCGCGATGGCCTGGCCTCTCGCGGTGAAGCCTTTGGCATGATCTTCGAGCTGACGGCGCCGAACTACCGGCCAAAAGTAGTAATCATGGTCTCAAAGGCCGATCACTGCCTGAACGACCTGCTGTACCGCCAGCGTATCGGTCAACTGTCGATGGACGTGGTGGCGGTGGTGTCCAATCACCCCGATCTGCAACCTTTGGCCGACTGGCACCAGATTCCCTACTACCATTTCCCCCTCGACCCCAACGACAAACCGTCCCAGGAGCGTCAGGTGTGGCAGGTGGTGGAAGACACCGGCGCCGAATTGGTGATCCTTGCGCGCTACATGCAAGTGCTGTCACCGGAGTTGTGCCGCAAGCTGGATGGCAAGGCCATCAATATCCATCACTCGTTGTTGCCGGGGTTCAAGGGCGCCAAGCCGTATCACCAGGCGTACAACAAGGGCGTGAAATTGGTTGGCGCCACGGCGCATTACATCAACAACGACCTGGATGAAGGCCCGATCATTGCCCAGGGTGTGGAGGTGGTGGATCACAGTCACTACCCCGAGGACTTGATTGCCAAGGGGCGTGATATTGAAGGGCTGACACTGGCCCGTGCAGTGGGGTATCACATTGAGCGAAGGGTGTTCTTGAACGCCAATAGAACTGTGGTGCTCTGA
- a CDS encoding threonine aldolase family protein yields MTDKSQQFASDNYSGICPEAWAAMEQANQGHQRAYGDDEWTHRAADGFRNLFETDCEVFFAFNGTAANSLALSSLCQSYHSVICSETAHVETDECGAPEFFSNGSKLLTARTENGKLTPESIREIALKRQDIHYPKPRVVTLTQATEVGSVYTPEEIRAISATCKELGLNLHMDGARFSNACAFLGCSPADLTWKAGVDVLCFGGTKNGMAVGEAILFFNHKLAEDFDYRCKQAGQLASKMRFLSAPWVGLLENDAWLKHARHANHCAQLLSSLVADIPGVELMFPVQANGVFLQLSEPAIAALTAKGWRFYTFIGKGGARFMCAWDTEEERVRELAADIRKVMEA; encoded by the coding sequence ATGACCGACAAGAGCCAACAATTCGCCAGTGACAACTATTCCGGCATCTGCCCGGAAGCCTGGGCCGCCATGGAACAAGCCAACCAAGGCCATCAGCGCGCCTACGGCGATGATGAATGGACCCACCGCGCCGCCGACGGTTTCCGCAACTTGTTCGAAACCGACTGCGAAGTGTTCTTCGCCTTCAACGGTACAGCGGCCAACTCCCTGGCGCTGTCCTCTTTGTGCCAGAGCTACCATAGCGTGATTTGCTCGGAAACCGCCCACGTCGAGACCGACGAATGCGGCGCGCCGGAGTTTTTCTCCAACGGCTCCAAGCTGCTCACCGCACGCACCGAAAACGGCAAACTGACCCCGGAGTCGATCCGCGAGATCGCCCTCAAGCGCCAGGACATCCACTACCCCAAGCCGCGCGTGGTCACGCTTACCCAGGCCACTGAAGTCGGCAGCGTGTACACCCCGGAAGAAATCCGCGCCATCAGCGCCACCTGCAAGGAACTGGGCCTGAACCTGCACATGGACGGCGCGCGTTTCTCCAACGCCTGCGCCTTCCTCGGCTGCTCGCCAGCGGACCTGACCTGGAAGGCCGGCGTAGATGTGCTGTGCTTTGGCGGTACCAAAAACGGCATGGCGGTGGGCGAAGCGATCCTGTTCTTCAACCACAAACTGGCGGAAGACTTCGACTATCGCTGCAAACAAGCGGGCCAGCTGGCCTCGAAAATGCGCTTCCTCTCCGCCCCCTGGGTAGGCCTGCTGGAAAACGACGCCTGGCTCAAACACGCCCGTCACGCCAACCACTGCGCACAACTGCTGAGCAGCCTGGTGGCGGATATTCCTGGCGTTGAGCTGATGTTCCCTGTGCAGGCCAATGGCGTATTCCTGCAACTCTCGGAACCGGCGATTGCCGCGTTGACCGCCAAGGGCTGGCGCTTCTACACCTTTATCGGCAAAGGCGGCGCACGCTTCATGTGTGCGTGGGATACCGAGGAAGAACGTGTAAGAGAATTGGCGGCGGATATTCGGAAAGTGATGGAGGCCTGA
- a CDS encoding sarcosine oxidase subunit gamma gives MTAANVYQQRPTTGAKAESSLHHADLASLVGKGRKNAGVTVREKKLLGHLTIRGDGHDAAFAAGVHKALGIELPAALTVIVKGETSLQWLGPDEWLLIVPSGEEFAAEQNLRAALGDLHIQIVNVSGGQQILELSGPNVREVLMKSTSYDVHPNNFPVGKAVGTVFAKSQLVIRHTAEDTWELLIRRSFSDYWWLWLQDASAEFGLSVQA, from the coding sequence ATGACAGCAGCCAACGTTTACCAACAACGCCCCACTACCGGCGCCAAGGCCGAGTCGTCGCTGCACCATGCCGACCTCGCCAGCTTGGTCGGCAAGGGCCGCAAGAACGCCGGTGTGACCGTGCGTGAAAAGAAACTTCTCGGCCACCTGACTATCCGCGGCGACGGCCATGACGCTGCTTTTGCCGCCGGCGTGCACAAGGCTCTCGGTATTGAGCTGCCAGCCGCTTTGACGGTGATCGTCAAAGGCGAAACCAGCCTGCAATGGCTCGGTCCGGATGAGTGGCTTTTGATCGTGCCAAGCGGTGAAGAATTCGCCGCCGAGCAAAACCTGCGTGCCGCCCTGGGTGACCTGCATATCCAGATCGTCAACGTCAGCGGCGGCCAGCAGATCCTTGAGCTCAGCGGCCCGAACGTGCGCGAGGTGCTGATGAAGTCCACCAGCTACGACGTGCACCCCAACAATTTCCCGGTGGGCAAGGCAGTGGGCACGGTGTTCGCCAAGTCGCAACTGGTGATCCGCCACACCGCTGAAGACACCTGGGAGCTGCTGATTCGTCGCAGCTTCTCGGATTACTGGTGGTTGTGGTTGCAGGATGCCTCGGCTGAATTCGGTCTGAGCGTCCAAGCCTGA
- a CDS encoding sarcosine oxidase subunit alpha has product MSQTNRLSNGGRIDRNKVLTFTFNGQSYKGFEGDTLAAALLANGVDIIGRSFKYSRPRGIFAAGAEEPNAVLQIGATEATQIPNVRATQQALYQGLVATSTNGWPNVNTDVMGILGKVGGKLMPPGFYYKTFMYPQSFWMTYEKYIRKAAGLGRSPTENDPDTYDNFNRHCDVLVVGAGPAGLAAALAAARSGARVIIADEQEEFGGSLLDSRESLDGKPATDWVASVIAELKALPDVVLLPRATVNGYHDHNFLTIHERLTDHLGDRAPIGVVRQRIHRVRAKRVVLATGACERPLVYGNNDVPGNMLAGAVSTYVRRYGVAPGKKLVLSTNNDHAYRVALDWLDAGLQVVAVADVRHNPRGALVEEARAKGIRILTGSAVIEARGSKHVTAARVAAIDLKAHKVTSPGEWLDCDLVASSGGYSPVVHLASHLGGKPTWREDILGFVPGEAPQKRVCVGGINGVYGLGDSLADGFEGGVRAASEAGFAPVEGTLPKALSRLEEPTLAVYQVPHDKPTARAPKQFVDLQNDVTAAAIELATREGFESVEHVKRYTALGFGTDQGKLGNVNGLAIAARSLNVTIPQMGTTMFRPNYTPVTFGAVAGRHCGHIFEPVRYTALQAWHVKNGAEFEDVGQWKRPWYFPRNGEDLHAAVKRECLAVRDSVGLLDASTLGKIDIQGPDAREFLNRIYSNAWTKLDVGKARYGLMCKEDGMVFDDGVTACLADNHFLMTTTTGGAARVLQWLEIYQQTEWPDLKVYFTSVTDHWATMTLSGPNSRKLLAEVTDIDLDKDGFPFMTWKEGLVGGVPARVFRISFTGELSYEVNVQADYAMGVLEKIVEAGKKYNLTPYGTETMHVLRAEKGFIIVGQDTDGSMTPDDLNMGWCVGRTKPFSWIGWRGMNREDCVREERKQLVGLKPIDPTVWLPEGAQLVFDPKQSIPMKMVGHVTSSYAHNSLGYSFAMGVVKGGLKRVGERVFSPQADGSVIEAEIVSSVFFDPKGDRQNI; this is encoded by the coding sequence ATGAGCCAGACCAATCGCCTGTCCAACGGTGGCCGGATCGACCGCAATAAAGTCCTCACGTTTACCTTCAACGGCCAGAGCTACAAAGGCTTTGAAGGCGACACACTGGCCGCGGCCTTGCTCGCCAACGGCGTCGACATCATCGGCCGCAGCTTCAAGTATTCGCGCCCACGCGGCATCTTTGCCGCGGGCGCCGAAGAGCCGAACGCGGTGCTGCAGATCGGCGCCACCGAAGCCACCCAGATTCCCAACGTGCGCGCCACGCAACAAGCGCTGTACCAAGGTTTGGTCGCCACCAGCACCAACGGCTGGCCAAACGTGAATACCGACGTGATGGGCATTCTCGGCAAGGTCGGCGGCAAGCTGATGCCACCGGGTTTCTACTACAAAACCTTCATGTACCCGCAATCGTTCTGGATGACGTACGAGAAGTACATCCGTAAGGCGGCTGGCCTTGGCCGCTCGCCGACCGAGAACGACCCGGACACCTACGACAACTTCAACCGTCACTGCGACGTGCTGGTGGTCGGCGCAGGCCCTGCGGGTTTGGCCGCTGCACTGGCTGCTGCGCGCAGCGGTGCACGTGTGATCATCGCCGATGAGCAGGAAGAGTTCGGTGGTTCGCTGCTCGACTCGCGTGAAAGCCTCGATGGCAAACCCGCTACTGATTGGGTTGCCAGCGTGATCGCTGAACTCAAAGCCCTGCCGGACGTGGTGCTGCTGCCCCGCGCTACCGTCAACGGTTATCACGACCATAACTTCCTGACCATCCACGAACGCCTCACCGACCACCTCGGTGACCGTGCGCCGATTGGCGTGGTGCGTCAGCGTATTCACCGTGTGCGTGCCAAGCGTGTCGTCCTCGCGACCGGTGCGTGCGAGCGTCCATTGGTGTACGGCAACAACGACGTGCCGGGCAACATGCTGGCCGGCGCAGTTTCCACCTACGTGCGCCGCTACGGCGTGGCACCGGGCAAGAAACTGGTGCTGTCGACCAACAACGACCACGCCTATCGCGTTGCGCTGGACTGGCTCGACGCCGGCCTGCAAGTGGTGGCCGTGGCCGATGTGCGCCATAACCCACGCGGCGCGCTGGTTGAAGAAGCCCGTGCCAAAGGCATTCGCATCCTCACCGGCAGCGCCGTGATCGAAGCCCGTGGCAGCAAGCATGTGACCGCTGCCCGCGTGGCCGCGATTGATCTGAAAGCACACAAAGTCACCAGCCCAGGCGAATGGCTGGACTGCGACCTGGTGGCCAGCTCCGGCGGCTACAGCCCGGTGGTCCACCTGGCCTCACACCTGGGCGGCAAGCCGACCTGGCGTGAAGATATCCTCGGTTTTGTACCGGGCGAAGCACCGCAGAAACGCGTGTGCGTCGGCGGTATCAACGGTGTCTACGGCCTTGGCGATTCCCTGGCGGATGGTTTTGAAGGCGGCGTGCGCGCGGCCAGCGAAGCCGGTTTTGCGCCGGTGGAAGGCACACTGCCAAAAGCTCTGAGCCGCCTGGAAGAACCGACGCTGGCTGTTTACCAAGTGCCGCACGACAAACCCACCGCACGGGCGCCAAAGCAATTTGTCGACCTGCAAAACGACGTGACTGCCGCCGCCATCGAACTGGCGACCCGCGAAGGTTTCGAGTCGGTTGAGCACGTCAAACGCTACACCGCGCTGGGCTTCGGCACCGACCAGGGCAAGCTGGGTAACGTCAACGGCCTGGCGATTGCCGCGCGCTCGCTGAACGTGACCATCCCGCAGATGGGCACCACCATGTTCCGCCCGAACTACACGCCGGTGACGTTCGGCGCGGTGGCGGGCCGTCACTGTGGGCACATCTTCGAGCCGGTGCGCTACACCGCGCTGCAAGCCTGGCACGTGAAAAACGGCGCCGAGTTTGAGGACGTCGGCCAGTGGAAACGCCCCTGGTATTTCCCGCGCAATGGTGAAGACCTGCACGCCGCAGTAAAACGTGAATGCCTGGCCGTGCGCGACAGCGTTGGTCTGCTCGATGCGTCGACCCTCGGCAAGATCGATATCCAGGGCCCGGATGCCCGCGAGTTCCTCAACCGCATCTACTCCAACGCCTGGACCAAGCTCGATGTGGGCAAGGCGCGCTATGGCCTGATGTGCAAGGAAGACGGCATGGTCTTCGACGACGGCGTAACCGCCTGTCTCGCCGACAACCACTTCCTGATGACCACCACCACTGGCGGCGCCGCCCGTGTGCTGCAATGGCTGGAAATCTACCAACAGACCGAGTGGCCAGACCTCAAGGTGTACTTCACCTCGGTCACCGACCACTGGGCCACCATGACCCTGTCCGGCCCCAACAGCCGCAAGCTGCTGGCCGAAGTGACCGACATCGACCTGGACAAGGACGGCTTCCCGTTCATGACCTGGAAGGAAGGCCTGGTCGGCGGGGTACCGGCTCGCGTGTTCCGGATTTCGTTTACCGGTGAGCTGTCGTACGAAGTCAACGTGCAGGCCGACTACGCCATGGGCGTGCTGGAAAAAATCGTCGAGGCCGGCAAGAAGTACAACCTGACCCCGTACGGCACCGAAACCATGCACGTACTGCGGGCCGAGAAGGGCTTCATCATCGTCGGCCAAGACACCGACGGTTCGATGACCCCGGACGACCTGAACATGGGCTGGTGCGTAGGCCGCACCAAGCCATTCTCGTGGATCGGCTGGCGCGGCATGAACCGTGAAGACTGCGTGCGTGAAGAGCGTAAGCAGCTGGTTGGGCTCAAACCGATCGATCCGACCGTTTGGCTGCCGGAAGGCGCGCAGCTGGTGTTCGATCCGAAGCAGTCGATTCCGATGAAGATGGTGGGTCACGTCACCTCAAGTTATGCGCACAACTCCCTGGGTTATTCGTTTGCCATGGGCGTGGTGAAGGGCGGCTTGAAGCGCGTCGGCGAGCGGGTCTTCTCACCGCAGGCGGATGGCAGTGTGATCGAGGCGGAGATTGTGTCTTCGGTGTTCTTCGACCCGAAAGGCGATCGTCAGAACATCTGA
- a CDS encoding TraX family protein, translating to MHGTETIPVGRVRDGALDLLKWLALLSMVLDHLRYVGLNLDGLYVPGRLAFPWFCLAIAANLHRTRIAPVTGQWRYLGWLLLFSVISEVPYRMFIDDADTLNVLPTLALGLLVARGWQQKALFDRGLALIAVVIGAVFSTHLMFGFFGVLLPLAMLLVFRRPWYLSVLPGLVCVAANQWQVLLNSGTPVALMGLAACLIAPLAGLVLLRHAKDVAPPAMRRWAYALYPLHFLLLLLVRKIIA from the coding sequence ATGCACGGTACTGAAACGATTCCTGTCGGACGCGTCCGTGATGGCGCCTTGGATTTGCTCAAGTGGCTGGCGCTGTTGAGCATGGTGCTGGACCACCTGCGTTATGTCGGTTTGAACCTGGATGGCTTGTATGTGCCGGGGCGCCTGGCGTTTCCGTGGTTTTGCCTGGCGATTGCGGCGAATTTGCATCGGACGAGAATCGCGCCTGTCACGGGCCAGTGGCGGTATCTGGGATGGTTGTTGCTGTTCAGCGTGATCAGCGAAGTGCCGTATCGGATGTTTATCGATGATGCCGATACGTTGAACGTGCTGCCAACCTTGGCGTTGGGGTTGCTGGTTGCGCGAGGATGGCAGCAGAAGGCGCTTTTTGATCGAGGATTGGCGTTGATTGCCGTCGTAATCGGCGCTGTATTTTCCACGCACCTGATGTTCGGTTTTTTTGGTGTGTTGCTGCCGCTGGCGATGCTGTTGGTGTTTCGCCGGCCCTGGTATTTAAGCGTGTTGCCGGGGTTGGTGTGTGTGGCCGCCAATCAATGGCAGGTATTGCTCAATAGCGGCACGCCTGTCGCGTTGATGGGGTTGGCCGCCTGCCTGATCGCGCCATTGGCGGGATTAGTCCTGTTGCGACATGCCAAAGATGTCGCGCCCCCGGCCATGCGCCGTTGGGCTTACGCCCTCTACCCCCTGCATTTCCTCCTGCTGCTGCTCGTTCGCAAGATCATCGCGTAA